ACTTGCTCGTGTTGAAACTGATCTTATTAAAAACTGCGAGGAGATACGGTTTTAAATGGACAAAGCATGTAACCCCTCATTCTTTTAGGCATATGCATATTACTTATTTACAAAGTGAGGGTATGAAAGTTGCTATAAGAGAAATTATGGAACGTGTTGGACATGCTAATTACGAAACAACTATGTTGTATACTCATAGTCAAGGAATATCTCAAAATCAAACAGTTAAAGCCTTAGATAAATTTATTGATAGAAATAATTTTAGATTTGAAGCATTAAAATCTTGGTCTAGCAAATATTCCAAAATATTAAATGATGAAATAGAAAATAATCTTGATTCAAAAACAATTGAATTTTCTTTAGATGATTTTAGAGACAAACTTGGTCTAAAATCAACTTATACACCTAGGCATATAACTGCAAATATAATTCCTAAGCTTAAGAAAGATTTATCAAAATATTACAAGTCATTTGATATTTCATATTTAAGAGAAGGAAAACAAAAGGTTGTTGGTTATAGGTTAAGTTGGTGAATACAAAATCTTGGTGCCTGTTTGGTGCCTAATAAAAAACAGGCAGGTTTTTCAAACGAAAAACCTTGCTACGAAAGGATTTATAAACTCATGGCTACTATTCAATGGTTTCCTGGGCATATGTCCAAGGCTCGCCGTCAAGTTCAGGAGAATTTGAAGCACGTTGATTTTGTAACGATTTTGGTGGATGCTCGTCTGCCTTTGTCGAGTCAAAATCCCATGCTGACAAAAATCGTTGGTGACAAACCAAAATTACTGATTTTGAATAAGGCTGACCTAGCTGATAGCACGCGTACCAAAGAGTGGCGGAAGCACTTCGAATCTCAAGGGATTAAGACCTTGGCGATCAATTCTAAAGAGCAAGCAACGGTTAAATTAGTGACAGATGCTGCTAAGTCACTCATGTCTGAAAAGATTGAGAAATTGCGTGATCGTGGTATTCAAAAAGAGACTCTACGAACCATGATTATCGGGATTCCAAATGCTGGTAAATCAACACTTATGAACCGTTTAGCTGGTAAGAAAATTGCCGTTGTAGGGAATAAACCAGGTGTAACCAAGGGACAGCAGTGGCTCAAGTCCAATAAGGAGCTTGAAATCTTGGATACCCCAGGGATTTTATGGCCTAAGTTTGAAGATGACTTGGTTGGCTTAAAATTAGCCTTAACGGGTGCGATCAAGGATCAACTGTTGCCAATGGATGAAGTAACTATTTTCGGTCTTAATTTCTTTAAAGAACATTATCCTGAACGCCTACAAGAACGTTTTAAAGGAATGGATTTATCAGAAGAGGCCCCTGAAATCATTATGGGCATGACACAAAAACTTGGTTTCAGAGATGATTATGACCGTTTTTACAACCTCTTTGTTAAGGAAGTTCGTGACGGCCGTTTGGGTCGCTATACGTTAGATCTTGTTGAGGAAGTTGATGGCAACCATTAAAGAGATTAAAGACCGGTTAGCAGAGATTCCAACTTTGGAAGATCATCGATGGTCTCTTTTTGCTGAGGATAAGCGAGCTGGAGTGCAAAAAGCCATCATTCAGAGACAAAAAGCAATTCAAGCTCAGCTAGATGAAGAGGCTCGTTTGGAGACTATGCTAACTTATGAGAAAGCTCTATATGCTCAAGATTATCAGCTGATTGCAGGGATTGACGAAGTCGGCAGAGGACCTTTAGCTGGCCCAGTTGTAGCGGCCTGTGTGATTTTACCGGTTAATGAGAAAATTTCTGGGCTTAACGATTCTAAAAAAATTCCCAAGTCTAAGCATGAGGAAATTTACCAGCAAGTCACGACGAAGGCTCTGGCAGTTGGTGTTGGTATTATGGATAATGAGGTGATTGATCAGGTTAACATCTATGAAGCGACTAAATTGGCGATGGTTGAGGCTATCAAAGATGCATCTAAAAGGGGAATTGTGCCTGATTATCTCCTGATTGATGCCATGACACTAGACCTTGATATTCCTCAAATGTCTATCATTAAAGGGGATGCTAATTCCTTATCTATTGCAGCTGCTTCAATTGTTGCTAAGGTAACTCGGGATAAGATGATGGCTGATTTTGATAAAAAATTCCCTGGCTATGGTTTTGCTCAAAATGCAGGTTATGGAACAAAAGTCCACCTAGAAGGTTTGGATAAATACGGTGTCACACCCATTCATCGACGCAGTTTTGAGCCTATTAAATCTTTAGTAAGAGGATATGATGATTAGTATCAAACATTATGAGCCTAAGTATGATAAATCTTGGGTTTACTGTAAGGCTTTGGCTTATCTTTTTTCAGATTTTTGGGATGATGATAGTCGCGAAAAAGATGATTTTTCCGAGTATTATGAAGATAGTATTGAATTGATTGCCTTAGATGGCGCAACAGTTGTGGGTTTATTAGATATTGGTATCTACGATAAGGAAGCTAGTAGAGCTTATCCGTATTATAGCTGTGATAAATTGGCATATTTTGCTAACTTAGCTGTTCATCCTGATTATCAAAATCAAGGCATTGCTAATAAATTATTCGAGAAAGCAGAAAAGCTTTTGCTGTCTAAAAAAGTTCAGGCGCTCTCTATTTTTACACGAGGAGATGCTAATGCCAACTACCTTTATCAAAAATGGGGCGCTGAACTTATCGCTAAGGATTGGTTAGTTGTCGGCTTACCTAAAACTTTA
The sequence above is drawn from the Streptococcus pluranimalium genome and encodes:
- the ylqF gene encoding ribosome biogenesis GTPase YlqF, with translation MATIQWFPGHMSKARRQVQENLKHVDFVTILVDARLPLSSQNPMLTKIVGDKPKLLILNKADLADSTRTKEWRKHFESQGIKTLAINSKEQATVKLVTDAAKSLMSEKIEKLRDRGIQKETLRTMIIGIPNAGKSTLMNRLAGKKIAVVGNKPGVTKGQQWLKSNKELEILDTPGILWPKFEDDLVGLKLALTGAIKDQLLPMDEVTIFGLNFFKEHYPERLQERFKGMDLSEEAPEIIMGMTQKLGFRDDYDRFYNLFVKEVRDGRLGRYTLDLVEEVDGNH
- a CDS encoding ribonuclease HII, with amino-acid sequence MATIKEIKDRLAEIPTLEDHRWSLFAEDKRAGVQKAIIQRQKAIQAQLDEEARLETMLTYEKALYAQDYQLIAGIDEVGRGPLAGPVVAACVILPVNEKISGLNDSKKIPKSKHEEIYQQVTTKALAVGVGIMDNEVIDQVNIYEATKLAMVEAIKDASKRGIVPDYLLIDAMTLDLDIPQMSIIKGDANSLSIAAASIVAKVTRDKMMADFDKKFPGYGFAQNAGYGTKVHLEGLDKYGVTPIHRRSFEPIKSLVRGYDD
- a CDS encoding GNAT family N-acetyltransferase; translated protein: MISIKHYEPKYDKSWVYCKALAYLFSDFWDDDSREKDDFSEYYEDSIELIALDGATVVGLLDIGIYDKEASRAYPYYSCDKLAYFANLAVHPDYQNQGIANKLFEKAEKLLLSKKVQALSIFTRGDANANYLYQKWGAELIAKDWLVVGLPKTLHQDFTFKVLKNDQRLRFETTDGELSYYQREGVYIVSQEEALASFEAEAIYEERTYLKRYEETL